One Vicia villosa cultivar HV-30 ecotype Madison, WI linkage group LG5, Vvil1.0, whole genome shotgun sequence genomic window, catgcgtaggataattcttttcatgggTCCTCAACTGCCTAGACGCATAAGCAACCACTTTACCATTCTGCATAAgtacaccacctaaccccatcagacaagcatcacagtacacaacaaaaggctctcctgaattaggcaaagtcaaaactggagccgacgtcaacctcttcttcaactcattgAAACTCTCTTCACATTGAACATCCCACACAAACGCCTTTCCTTTGCAAGTCAATCTCGTCAATggaagtgccaacttagaaaatccttcgataaaccgtctatagtaaccggccaaacccaagaagcttctaatctcagtagctgacttcggagtctcccattgtaacacagcatcaactttagaaggatccacggcaatgccactaccagaaatgacatgaccaaggaaactaacttcatgcaaccaaaattcacacttagacaacttggcatacaattgcttctctttcaaaacttgtaacacaatcctcaaatgctcttcatgctcttcttcagatttagagtagatgagaatgtcatcaatgaataccaccacgaaccgatccaagtaagtatgaaaaatacggttcatgtactccatgaatactcccggtgcattagtgacaccaaagggcatcaccgaatactcgtagtgtccataccgagtcctgaacgcggtcttctgaatgtcatcttcctttactctaatctggtgatatccggaccttaaatcaatcttagaaaacacactagcacccactaactgatccatcaagtcatcgattcttggaagtggatacttgttctttatcgtcactttattcaactgccgataatcaacacaaagtctcatacttccatctttcttctttacaagCAATACGGGTGCTCCCCACGGTGATACACTTGGTcttacaaacttcttctcaagcaattcttctaattgcttcttcaattcagataactctgatgcagacatcctgtacggtgccatagaaacaggtctggtaccaggtacaagatcaatcgtaAACTCAACTTCTCTTTCTGGAGGTACATCAGGAATGTCATCAGGAAACACTTCAGAAAATTCTCTCACCACCTTTAACTCATCAATTCGAACTTGATTCTCAAAAGACAAGGACGCCATCAATGAGAACATTTGCGCTTCGTCTTGCATCAGTTGCTTCAACTGCTTACCATTCAACAAACCAACTCCTTCTTCTTCAAGGGAAGAAAATCTCACCGTGTtgttaaaacaattgatatgaacgtaGTTGCGtttcaaccaattcatacccaatacCACATCCAAACCAACAAGCGGTAAACACACAAAGTCAACAACAAAGTCTCTATCAAAGATTGAcaaaggacaattcaaacacattagAGAAGTAGTCACCGTTCCCTTAGCGGGGAGTTCGACAACCATTTCTCCATTCATAGCAGACAAAGTAAGACCCAATCTTTTTACACAATCAGtagcaataaaacaatgagtggcaccggtatcaataatagtaattaaaggaatgctattaatgaaacaagtacctctaaCAAGGCCATCCTCACTAGATGTCTGAGTTCCTGACAAAGCAAACACTTTACCACCTACAGCTGTcttctttggcttctgacacTGGCTATCAATATGTCCCTCCACACCACAGTTAAAGCAAACAACATCCTTATGCTTACAAGCAGATGACATATGTCCCGTCTTACCACAACGGTAACACCTCTTCACATCAACAGTACAAACATCGCTCTTATGACCAGGtcgaccacacttgaagcatacaaccctagcaggagcatctcccccactagtcttATGACCATGAGCAACTCTTTGCTTCCCTTTACCAGCATCATATGGTTTCTCACGGCTTTGTTGATTCTTGCCCCTCTTCTCATTAATaacacgataatgagcattgttgtcctcCTCATAAATCCGACAACTATCCACCAAATCAACAAAAATACGGATCTTCTGGTAACTAACCGCTTTCTTGATTtctggacgcaacccattctcaaacttgatacacttggaaaactcaccattcggaccatcatagtattggtaaaacttagccagctcaccaaacttagcagcatactccacaacagacttgttcccttgtttcagctcaaggaattcaatctccttcttaccacggacatcctcaggaaagtatttccttaagaactccatgcgaaacgCAATCCAAGTGATCTCCTCACCATGAGCCTCTAACCTCCTTCGGGTCTCAAGCCACCAATCATCCGCTTCCTTAGCCAGCATATGAGTGCCATATCTAACCTTCTGTGTAGGAGTGCAATCCATAACACGGAAAATTCGCTCGATCTCCTTcaaccaatcaagagcaccatcggGATCATGTGTACCCTTGAACACTGGAGGATTCTCCCTTTGGAAAGTCGCCAAACTACGAGATCCAGCATTCTCGTCAGCATTCGGTTGGTTCTGCATTGCCTGAGCcatcgcttccaaagcagcagctatcgcagcatcattcctcccagccatagcgtcactacaacacaaaaacaatcagcacaaacaacaatacatgattgttagactacactacgactcgacacttggtcggacaagaccgacctgctctgataccactaatgtaacaccccaattctacccacgaaatttaaataaaatcagagtataaaaattcacaaaaataagcaaatgaggtatcacatattcattctcaaagacaaatcacctcgtcgcataaagcggatacatagcattcataaaaaaaaatgtgGGAGAACCGACAACATCGAATGATAGTCTTtaacataaaacaacttccatagaagtgcaacggaaactcaacaattagttcaaagatttcatagcatcttaattcaacaattaacacaattaaagtggcaatctcaaataaacaactcaagtatttgccaaaacataataaatcaataGCAAGTAAATCGACGcgttcgtccccccgagtgctacgtatcagagcgacaacgactcaagaccaactcggttaacctcctctcaatgcgaatcacctgcacgttaccaatataaaggcaacggagaaacaaagaaagggtgagatatcaattcatatacttgagcgcatgataaattatatattagaaattagacatattcggttaatcgcattcacaaatattaataaagtcattctatcattaagtcacaattcacatcttcacataatcccatcatttaataagtcacaaaaatacaaaacacAACAAAGTCACAAACGTCACACTATGAATCACATAGAAATATATGGGACaagactcatgtatatgcatgtggtaccaatcggagcttcagcccccgtcaccaattgcccaattcagaggcacaaggcataagccttcgtcactaatttgccaatccaggccgtcacaatatatatgcaaatgtatgcgacTCGATGAACCCGACATCACacaacaccatcatcatcatttattttcacaaaatattCGTCACAAGACAATCGCCCATATCATAATTATTACCGATCATTAAAGGTAATAACACTTCACCCGTAATATAACAACTTCATATAACAACAGAACAATTCCGACAATTCACCTAATTTAGACTTCATAAGACAACCACAttaattcaaacaaaattaaccttttctttgtttgttttaaaCTAGAATAGGACAAACTACATAACAATAGAATAGATTATAAATCTAAAAATACTAAAGTTATTTAAAGTAGTTAATTAAAACTTGAATAGGGAAATGTGTAGGATAGACTATATGTCATTTCTTTTTCCTTTATCAGAGTGACTTCGGCTCACTGATACGAGAGTAATAGGATCTGTAGTAGGTTTTTAATGCTAGCTTACTTATCCTCTGTATACCTCACATTCCAACTACCAGCACATTATCATTGTAACTAAATATACATATTCTACAAGCCATTTTTATGCACTAGATAATTTAATTGAGAGAGACACAATATATCCAAAGATAATCTTATACTTAAAATAAACACCACCTTATATATTAAATCTCCAGCCACTTAAAATTTCTTGATAGTATCTCCCTTTCCTATTCAATTAATCTTAATTAAGGTCACTAGACTAGACTTATACCTTGGTTAATTAATTCCTCATATAATTTAAGAGTACTTTTTATCTACTCTTGATACATACCACCCACTACATTATTTAGATACttccaattttatttattttactccTAACATATAGCAACACAAGGGTATAATCCTGTTATCTAGTAGCAGGCCATAAAGCCACAGCAACATTAAAGTTAGACCTTAAAAGGTTAAATAACATAATCTATATATATAAACTCATGTTTCAGGAAACGAAAATGAAGACAAGAGAATGAAAAACGAAAATGGTAATCAACCTCCTGTTTATTTCCAGCATGCCAAAAGAAATTTTAACAACAACAGAGCACATCaataacctaaatccctaatccccaacatatAAGGTTTCATAAGCTCCACTATatgaagagaaccccacccttaccttggattgagtgcagctctaatggattcttggagaaatttgagaaaaattgcactttagagcaacacttttgGATCCCCTTTCTCCTCTTCACAAACCCTAGCCTCCACTTCTAATCTTTTGTTTTTAACTTCTTcggttctctctttctctctatctaTGCttctatcttattttattttattttaaatggcaAAAGAGACCACCATCACCTAATGGGCCTAACAAAAGATACCCCTTAACACTTAGAAATGTCATTAATTAAACTCAAAATTTATTCTactcttaataaaaaaaataaatactttcacttaaaaaaacattaaaataaaatctgattattttaatataccgactgaaTACTCACTGTCTCATATGTACGGTCTAATctcaattactcggaaaattcccaaaacgctacatATTACCTCATTAATAGTATTAAtactaaaaacattaaaatttacgattaaatatcgatccgctatcccgaactaataccgactaaatcgcttcaaaacgcgaaaattcaatgaacatcacaaacgtctaaattaagcgaataaattaatttccgggcgttacatatGGCATAATAGAGACCAAATTGTTCCATTACAATTTTTTCTCACATCTTTTTATTGATATAATTTTTTCATCTgaatttattgatatattttttctATGTGAATaagaaagaagatgatgaattttGTTGGATCATTACGGCTAggaaagactttgaaatgatcgcTCAAATAAGTACATAGTTTAGTCCTAATATGTGCATCAAATAAAACTCTTCTCTTTTATTGATGtaatttttgttataatttttagtTGTACCTTCATATGAATTTTAATGTATAAATCATAAAATTAATAGTTTTATAGTTTTCTTTTGTCTAAGAGTTGATCTTGATCATATATGTTGATCAAGAATATTAATGACATTATAATGATTTTAAAgtcatttgaattttattttattattacataaCTTTAAATATtggaaattatattttaattttgtatattttgtacttattttatcttaatagtatcttaatttatgtatttttttattataatttaaatgtttatataatttatatttattttatctaaaaaattatataactatat contains:
- the LOC131605185 gene encoding uncharacterized protein LOC131605185; translation: MAQAMQNQPNADENAGSRSLATFQRENPPVFKGTHDPDGALDWLKEIERIFRVMDCTPTQKVRYGTHMLAKEADDWWLETRRRLEAHEIKKAVSYQKIRIFVDLVDSCRIYEEDNNAHYRVINEKRGKNQQSREKPYDAGKGKQRRCYRCGKTGHMSSACKHKDVVCFNCGVEGHIDSQCQKPKKTAVGGKVFALSGTQTSSEDGLVRDWVLLCLL